Proteins found in one Corynebacterium canis genomic segment:
- a CDS encoding Ltp family lipoprotein: MTNPNSTPPNPYSYHPGGGNGAPQGQQNTPAEVPPTPTPGQGFYGPGPAAGMPPAGMPQAGAPNYAGMQQPPQPQKKKKNGCLIAGIIGAVLFIALIIVAAVFVVPMISRMLFLSPPEIQTGPLPTASISTSSGAPAGTNTDVEAAKVSAQRYADLLNLSKKDLQEQLVTYDSFTPETAQEAIESLDIDWKENALKQAEVYVNEMDMPINQVYEQLTSEYGGQFTSEEAQYAVDTLTKRSGG, encoded by the coding sequence ATGACAAACCCGAATTCGACCCCACCAAACCCCTATAGCTATCACCCCGGCGGCGGCAACGGCGCACCCCAAGGGCAACAGAACACACCGGCGGAAGTGCCCCCCACGCCGACACCCGGACAAGGGTTCTACGGCCCCGGTCCCGCTGCGGGGATGCCTCCGGCGGGGATGCCGCAAGCTGGTGCGCCGAACTATGCGGGCATGCAGCAACCCCCGCAGCCGCAAAAAAAGAAGAAGAACGGGTGCCTGATCGCGGGGATCATTGGCGCCGTATTGTTTATCGCACTGATTATCGTCGCAGCCGTATTTGTGGTGCCGATGATTAGCCGAATGCTTTTTCTATCCCCGCCGGAAATCCAGACGGGACCCTTGCCCACTGCTTCGATTAGCACGTCGAGCGGGGCGCCCGCCGGTACAAATACCGATGTGGAAGCGGCGAAAGTGTCCGCGCAACGATACGCCGATTTGCTGAACCTTTCCAAAAAGGATCTCCAAGAACAGCTGGTGACTTACGATAGTTTCACTCCGGAGACGGCCCAGGAGGCGATCGAAAGCCTGGATATCGATTGGAAGGAAAACGCATTAAAACAGGCGGAGGTGTATGTGAATGAGATGGATATGCCGATCAATCAGGTTTACGAGCAACTTACCTCCGAATACGGCGGTCAATTCACCTCGGAGGAGGCGCAATACGCGGTGGACACCCTGACGAAACGATCCGGCGGATAA
- the secA2 gene encoding accessory Sec system translocase SecA2: MAGFDWFWKAMGGQQGRNQKRSKAIVQRADELRRDLWQLDDAALAARVTNSTVADDPALLLACLSVAAHRTIGMVPFDVQNQAVLRLLEGDVVHMATGEGKTLVGAMAATGFALSGKRVHVMTVNDYLADRDAEWMRPLVEFFGLSVASVTEKLTPEQRRAAYRSDVVYAPVSEIGFDVLRDQLITSRDQAVQHGADVALVDEADSVLVDEALVPLVLAGNEPGRAPTGKIVNVVKRLRLGAHYTVDDDRRNVFLTDAGAAAVERALGITSLYNDEHVGSTLVQVNLALHAQELLVRDVHYIVRDGKVALIDASRGRVADLQRWPDGLQAAVEAKEGLAVSEGGRILDTMTLQALVGRYPMVCGMTGTAVEATDQLRQFYDLRVSVIDRHKELQRFDEADRIYATEAEKNDAIVAEIIALNSVQRPVLVGTHDVAESEALATRLRGHGIEVSVLNAKNDAEEARIIAEAGDLGRVTVSTQMAGRGTDIRLGGTDEADRDAVVELGGLAVIGTARHRTSRLDNQLRGRAGRQGDPGTSVFFVSLEDDVVAVGGAGESVTAHPAGDGRIDSKRVQDFVEHCQRVTEGQLLEIHAQTWKYNKLLADQRVIIDERRANLLDTPRAWEELSARSPERAASISELPQEVLEQAAREIMLYHLDRGWSEHLALLDDVRESIHLRAIAKETPIDEFHRIAVAEFKELAQRAVTEAVDTFNTVRIDAAGAHLADEGLARPSATWTYMVGDNPLAGGGKSVIGSLSAMFR, encoded by the coding sequence GTGGCGGGATTTGACTGGTTCTGGAAGGCTATGGGCGGTCAGCAGGGCCGTAACCAGAAGCGCAGTAAGGCGATTGTGCAGCGCGCCGACGAGTTGCGGCGTGATTTGTGGCAGCTTGACGACGCCGCGCTGGCAGCCCGCGTCACCAACTCCACCGTCGCCGACGACCCCGCCTTGTTGTTGGCGTGTTTGAGCGTGGCGGCGCATCGCACGATCGGCATGGTGCCGTTCGATGTGCAGAATCAGGCGGTATTGCGCCTGCTGGAGGGCGATGTGGTGCATATGGCTACCGGCGAGGGCAAAACCCTGGTGGGCGCGATGGCGGCTACTGGGTTCGCCTTGTCCGGCAAGCGTGTGCATGTGATGACGGTGAATGATTACCTGGCGGACCGCGACGCCGAGTGGATGCGCCCCCTAGTGGAGTTTTTTGGCTTGTCCGTGGCGAGCGTCACGGAGAAATTGACGCCCGAGCAGCGTCGCGCGGCGTATCGCAGCGATGTGGTGTACGCCCCCGTAAGCGAAATCGGGTTCGATGTGCTGCGGGACCAGCTGATTACGTCCCGCGATCAGGCGGTGCAGCACGGCGCCGATGTGGCGCTGGTGGATGAGGCGGATTCTGTCCTCGTCGATGAGGCGCTGGTGCCGCTGGTGCTGGCGGGCAATGAGCCGGGGCGCGCGCCGACCGGCAAGATCGTGAATGTGGTCAAGCGCCTGCGCCTAGGCGCGCATTACACCGTGGACGATGATCGCCGCAATGTGTTTTTAACGGATGCGGGGGCGGCCGCCGTGGAGCGGGCGTTGGGGATCACCAGTTTGTATAACGATGAGCACGTGGGTTCGACCTTGGTGCAGGTCAATCTGGCGTTGCATGCGCAGGAATTGCTGGTGCGCGATGTGCACTACATTGTGCGCGATGGCAAGGTGGCGCTGATCGACGCCTCCCGCGGCCGCGTTGCGGATCTGCAGCGGTGGCCGGATGGTTTGCAGGCCGCGGTGGAGGCCAAGGAGGGGTTGGCGGTGTCCGAGGGCGGGCGCATCTTGGACACGATGACGCTGCAGGCTTTGGTGGGGCGATATCCGATGGTGTGCGGCATGACCGGCACGGCCGTGGAGGCCACGGACCAGCTCCGCCAATTTTATGACCTGCGGGTTTCGGTGATCGATCGCCACAAGGAGCTGCAGCGTTTCGACGAAGCCGATCGCATCTACGCCACCGAGGCGGAGAAAAACGATGCGATTGTCGCCGAGATTATCGCCCTGAATTCCGTGCAGCGCCCCGTGCTGGTGGGCACGCACGACGTCGCGGAGTCCGAGGCCCTGGCGACCCGGCTGCGCGGCCACGGGATCGAGGTGAGCGTGCTCAATGCCAAAAACGATGCCGAGGAGGCGCGCATTATCGCCGAGGCGGGCGATTTGGGCCGCGTGACGGTGTCTACCCAAATGGCCGGCCGTGGCACAGACATTCGACTCGGGGGCACGGACGAGGCGGACCGCGACGCCGTGGTGGAGCTCGGCGGCCTCGCCGTGATCGGCACCGCGCGGCATCGCACCTCCCGCTTGGATAATCAGCTGCGGGGCCGCGCCGGCCGCCAAGGGGACCCGGGCACGAGCGTGTTTTTCGTCTCATTGGAGGACGATGTGGTGGCCGTGGGCGGCGCGGGGGAATCCGTGACCGCGCACCCGGCGGGCGATGGCCGCATCGATTCCAAACGGGTGCAGGATTTCGTGGAGCATTGCCAACGCGTCACCGAGGGGCAGCTATTGGAGATCCACGCGCAAACCTGGAAATACAACAAGCTGCTGGCGGACCAGCGGGTGATCATCGACGAACGGCGCGCGAACCTACTCGACACGCCCCGTGCATGGGAGGAATTGTCGGCGCGGTCGCCGGAGCGCGCGGCGTCGATAAGCGAACTACCGCAGGAGGTATTGGAGCAGGCAGCGCGGGAAATCATGCTGTATCACCTGGACCGCGGCTGGAGCGAGCATTTGGCATTGCTCGACGATGTCCGCGAATCCATCCACCTGCGCGCCATCGCTAAGGAAACCCCCATCGATGAATTCCACAGAATCGCCGTTGCGGAATTTAAGGAGCTTGCCCAGCGCGCGGTGACGGAAGCTGTGGACACCTTCAATACCGTGCGTATCGACGCCGCGGGGGCACACCTCGCAGATGAAGGCCTCGCACGCCCGTCCGCGACGTGGACCTATATGGTGGGTGATAACCCGCTGGCGGGTGGGGGTAAATCCGTTATTGGCTCGTTATCTGCAATGTTCAGGTAA
- a CDS encoding bifunctional nuclease family protein, producing MAFIPVKYHGVHTLGPENFYCALLLWKEKNRVIPIWISQRDAELLEARDAGYQTRRPGTHDLLAESLTRLTNGVAQVNIVSYFEGVFIASIVTNDGQELDARPVDALILAQLLNLPVAVDEEVAAQTAVFLVDSDLQDYLDIEPSDIFDDTELLKDEDFEQFMESMGVFEEDLFSEDDDSDKD from the coding sequence ATGGCTTTTATTCCGGTTAAGTATCACGGTGTGCACACCCTTGGACCTGAGAATTTCTACTGCGCTTTATTGCTGTGGAAAGAAAAAAACCGAGTGATTCCGATTTGGATTTCCCAACGGGACGCTGAGCTTTTGGAGGCGCGGGATGCCGGGTATCAGACCCGGCGGCCGGGCACCCACGATCTGCTGGCGGAATCGTTGACGCGGTTAACCAATGGTGTGGCGCAGGTAAATATCGTCAGTTATTTCGAGGGCGTATTTATTGCTTCGATCGTGACAAACGATGGTCAAGAATTGGATGCGCGGCCCGTGGATGCCCTCATTTTGGCGCAATTGCTGAACCTTCCCGTCGCGGTAGATGAGGAGGTAGCTGCGCAAACGGCGGTATTTTTGGTGGATTCTGATCTTCAGGACTACCTAGATATTGAACCTTCGGATATCTTTGACGATACTGAGTTATTGAAGGATGAAGATTTCGAGCAGTTCATGGAAAGCATGGGCGTTTTTGAGGAAGACCTGTTTTCTGAGGACGACGATTCGGACAAAGACTAA
- a CDS encoding MerR family transcriptional regulator: MYDEPRGIQESLFDLGPDEEVGYRVPTACQVAGITYRQLDYWARTKLVVPSIRTAKGSGSQRLYSFRDILVLKIVKGLLDTGISLQNIRLAVDKLRDLGVNDLVEITLVSDGTTVYHCRSNEEVIDLLGGGQGVFGIAVPGIVKELTGTISSFPSERIADDSDTMRDDLAERRRNRRIS; this comes from the coding sequence ATGTACGACGAGCCCCGCGGCATCCAAGAGTCATTGTTTGACCTCGGACCCGACGAAGAAGTCGGCTACCGAGTGCCTACGGCATGCCAAGTCGCGGGGATAACGTACCGCCAATTGGATTATTGGGCGCGCACCAAACTCGTGGTGCCCTCCATCCGCACCGCCAAAGGGTCCGGATCGCAGCGGCTATACTCCTTCCGCGATATCTTGGTGCTGAAAATTGTGAAAGGCCTGCTGGATACGGGCATTTCTTTACAAAACATCCGGCTGGCGGTGGATAAACTGCGGGATCTCGGGGTGAATGATCTGGTGGAAATCACCCTCGTGTCGGACGGCACCACCGTGTACCACTGCCGTTCCAATGAAGAAGTGATTGATTTACTTGGCGGCGGCCAGGGCGTGTTCGGTATCGCCGTCCCCGGCATTGTCAAAGAACTTACCGGAACCATTTCTTCCTTCCCCTCCGAACGCATCGCTGACGATTCGGATACCATGCGCGATGACCTCGCCGAACGGCGCCGCAACCGGCGGATTTCTTAG
- a CDS encoding diacylglycerol/lipid kinase family protein, translating into MTGNRIGIIWNPTKTDKAALEAAFDRRLVNVENLEVAWYETTPEDAGQMAAQRAIDAGATLIFAAGGDGTIRAVAEHLAVTKSTAEMSIIPLGTGNLLARNLGVPLNNPTAAFNRAFINNPRRIDIGWAEISTAAGHCRHAFVVMAGFGIDAHMITETNDSLKETAGWLAYLESVGRAVSASELVDIRLRLPRRHPEHGKKTKKLRAHTLIIGNCGTLQSGFRLLPDADPSDGELDILVLQARGIWGWLDTLRNVVWDNGIKRVFTRHMSAHSSSTITHRRATEFTIILAEPRIFEIDGDEVGETTRIEVTIQPGAIRVR; encoded by the coding sequence GTGACGGGCAACCGCATCGGTATTATCTGGAACCCAACAAAAACGGATAAGGCCGCGTTAGAGGCCGCCTTTGACAGGCGGCTGGTTAATGTTGAAAACCTTGAGGTCGCCTGGTACGAAACCACCCCGGAGGACGCCGGCCAAATGGCCGCCCAACGCGCCATAGACGCCGGGGCAACGCTTATTTTTGCGGCGGGCGGGGACGGCACCATCCGGGCCGTGGCCGAACACCTCGCCGTGACGAAATCCACCGCCGAAATGAGCATTATCCCGCTGGGCACCGGCAATCTGCTGGCCCGCAACCTGGGGGTGCCGCTGAATAATCCCACCGCCGCCTTTAACCGCGCGTTTATCAATAACCCGCGCCGCATCGATATCGGGTGGGCCGAAATCAGTACCGCAGCGGGACATTGCCGCCACGCCTTTGTGGTCATGGCCGGCTTTGGTATCGACGCCCACATGATCACCGAAACCAACGACAGCCTCAAGGAAACCGCTGGGTGGCTCGCCTACCTCGAATCCGTGGGCAGGGCGGTATCCGCAAGCGAACTGGTGGATATCCGGCTGCGGCTCCCCCGCCGGCACCCCGAGCACGGCAAGAAAACCAAAAAGCTGCGGGCGCACACGCTGATCATAGGCAATTGCGGCACCCTGCAAAGCGGCTTCCGGTTGCTTCCCGACGCCGACCCCAGCGACGGCGAACTGGATATCCTCGTGCTGCAGGCGCGCGGGATTTGGGGCTGGTTGGACACCCTGCGCAATGTGGTGTGGGACAACGGGATCAAACGAGTGTTCACGCGGCACATGAGCGCACACAGCAGCAGCACCATCACCCACCGACGGGCCACGGAATTCACCATCATCCTGGCCGAACCCCGCATCTTTGAGATCGACGGCGACGAAGTGGGAGAAACCACCCGCATCGAGGTAACCATCCAGCCAGGCGCGATCCGAGTCCGATAA
- the odhI gene encoding oxoglutarate dehydrogenase inhibitor Odhl — MSENHGIPEPQVETTSVFRADLLKEMESNTGQNPAVPVGADQLPVGAALLLVKRGPNAGSRFLLDRPTTSAGRHPEADIFLDDVTVSRRHAEFRMNHGEFEVVDVGSLNGTYVNREPKNAAILNTGDEVQIGKFRLVFIAGPKAQ; from the coding sequence ATGAGCGAGAATCACGGCATCCCTGAGCCGCAGGTAGAGACTACATCAGTCTTTCGTGCGGACCTGCTGAAGGAGATGGAGTCCAATACTGGGCAAAATCCAGCAGTGCCCGTGGGTGCCGATCAACTACCTGTCGGTGCCGCACTCTTGCTAGTGAAGCGCGGTCCGAACGCGGGTTCTCGCTTCCTGTTGGACCGGCCCACCACCAGCGCCGGACGTCACCCCGAAGCGGACATCTTCCTCGATGATGTCACCGTGTCTCGCCGGCATGCGGAATTCCGCATGAACCACGGCGAGTTCGAAGTGGTGGACGTTGGGAGTCTGAACGGCACCTACGTCAACCGCGAACCCAAGAACGCCGCGATCCTGAACACTGGTGATGAAGTCCAGATTGGCAAGTTCCGCCTGGTCTTTATCGCAGGGCCGAAAGCCCAATAA
- a CDS encoding vWA domain-containing protein, with protein sequence MKRDQANQQHEASDSSCIEGDVKLPVSSASTAVLQQLVTDYAASKPVVKDHCVKIEHVQDIKDAALVFLSGDVQGSLEAAKRSAASATWPVAQADPLGVAYKVGSEKPSGTWETLREQASIGAPASFEGKLAAAFLGNIHGQPYQVVTSTTTPKGMEFYQPEDTIAVPIYAVALNPAGSVTEDQTRAADDFTNFIKSTDAKTVKLASDELLTQAKQANVEVQVNLPTGTDTLVLLDTSSNMQTDMGGGSYFDETVAAIDPLLHAVGRNGGNVSLWNYSSPLTQGVNRAWRSNVEFSKNDDGTASMDAMRKFGTGGTPRTREALDEAMKKAGDHARETNNPVRLVLITTGTQDADPTTPYSGLDNVILEIVHIGSQPVDTGIADWATTHGGSATVVSTSSELQAALATIFGATG encoded by the coding sequence ATGAAACGCGACCAGGCAAACCAACAACACGAAGCCTCGGACAGCTCCTGCATCGAAGGGGACGTCAAACTCCCCGTCTCAAGCGCCTCCACCGCCGTACTCCAACAACTAGTCACCGACTACGCCGCAAGCAAACCAGTGGTAAAAGACCACTGCGTAAAAATCGAACACGTTCAAGACATCAAAGACGCCGCACTGGTGTTCCTATCCGGGGACGTCCAAGGCAGCCTCGAAGCGGCGAAACGCTCCGCCGCCTCCGCCACCTGGCCGGTAGCACAAGCCGACCCGCTGGGCGTGGCCTACAAAGTCGGCTCCGAAAAACCCAGCGGAACCTGGGAAACCCTCCGCGAACAAGCCAGCATCGGCGCCCCCGCCAGCTTCGAAGGCAAACTCGCCGCAGCCTTCCTGGGCAATATCCACGGGCAGCCATACCAAGTGGTGACCTCTACCACGACGCCGAAGGGGATGGAGTTCTACCAGCCGGAAGACACCATCGCCGTGCCCATATACGCGGTGGCGCTCAACCCCGCCGGATCGGTCACCGAAGACCAGACGCGCGCCGCCGATGACTTCACAAACTTCATAAAATCTACCGATGCGAAAACCGTGAAACTCGCCAGCGACGAACTGCTGACGCAGGCGAAACAAGCCAATGTTGAGGTGCAGGTGAACCTGCCTACCGGGACCGATACCCTCGTGCTGCTGGACACCTCCAGCAATATGCAAACCGATATGGGCGGCGGCAGCTACTTCGACGAAACCGTCGCCGCGATCGACCCCCTACTCCACGCCGTGGGGCGCAATGGCGGAAATGTTTCCCTGTGGAACTACTCCTCGCCATTGACGCAAGGCGTAAACCGCGCGTGGCGCAGCAACGTGGAGTTCAGCAAAAACGACGACGGCACCGCCAGCATGGACGCCATGCGGAAATTCGGCACCGGCGGCACACCCCGCACCCGCGAAGCCCTCGACGAAGCGATGAAAAAAGCCGGTGACCATGCGCGCGAGACCAATAACCCAGTGCGGCTCGTGCTGATCACCACCGGAACCCAAGATGCGGACCCGACCACGCCGTACAGCGGCCTGGACAATGTCATCTTGGAAATCGTCCACATTGGCAGCCAGCCGGTAGACACCGGTATCGCCGATTGGGCCACCACCCACGGCGGATCCGCCACCGTGGTTTCCACCAGCTCCGAATTGCAGGCGGCATTGGCCACCATCTTTGGGGCGACGGGGTAA
- a CDS encoding alpha/beta hydrolase family protein — MHSVSVKLPSSKGLTMAGTIDTPDTPPVAWAMFSHCFTGNRFTPAAARVSKTLAEHGIACLRFDFPGLGQSEGNFHETTFSENVADLVAASEWLSEHYEVPQLLIGHSLGGAAALKAGTQIRSLRAVATIGAPFDPAHAVLHFADRIGEVDESGAVTLVLGGREITISREFLEDLAEVNPESYIGRLRRPLLILHSPIDQTVGIDNAQKIFLVARYPKSLIALDKVDHLCTRAGSAQRAAQLIRTWVEPYLEPHEEAIADAIPEGVAIARSIPAGRYTDQVRTGTHSFTTDREKALGGKNLGYSPTSLLLSALAAATSQAIREAAKESKIRGLDDVEVSMSQVFSSDEQPVLRRKISLLGSVSESERAELLAAAANTPIEQLLGGVRIVDEDQ; from the coding sequence GTGCATTCCGTCAGCGTAAAACTACCCAGCAGCAAGGGCCTCACCATGGCTGGGACTATCGACACGCCCGACACCCCACCCGTGGCGTGGGCGATGTTCTCCCACTGCTTTACCGGCAACCGTTTCACCCCCGCCGCCGCCCGCGTATCCAAAACGCTGGCCGAACACGGGATCGCCTGCCTCCGCTTCGACTTCCCCGGGCTGGGGCAATCCGAAGGCAATTTCCACGAAACCACCTTTAGCGAAAACGTGGCAGATCTCGTCGCGGCAAGCGAATGGTTGAGCGAACATTACGAGGTGCCGCAATTGCTTATCGGGCATTCCCTCGGCGGTGCGGCGGCGCTCAAGGCGGGAACGCAGATTCGAAGCTTGCGGGCGGTGGCCACCATCGGCGCGCCTTTCGACCCCGCGCACGCCGTGCTGCACTTCGCGGACCGCATCGGCGAAGTCGACGAATCCGGGGCCGTCACCCTCGTTCTGGGCGGCCGCGAAATCACCATCTCACGCGAATTCCTGGAGGACTTGGCGGAGGTAAACCCGGAAAGCTATATCGGAAGGTTGCGGCGGCCGCTGCTGATCCTGCACTCCCCGATCGATCAAACTGTCGGCATAGATAACGCCCAGAAAATCTTCCTGGTGGCGCGGTACCCCAAATCTTTGATCGCCCTAGATAAGGTCGACCACCTGTGCACCCGCGCCGGATCCGCACAGCGCGCGGCGCAACTGATCCGCACCTGGGTGGAGCCCTATCTGGAACCCCACGAGGAAGCAATCGCAGACGCGATCCCGGAAGGCGTGGCCATCGCGCGCTCCATCCCGGCGGGCCGGTACACCGACCAGGTGCGCACCGGGACGCACAGCTTTACCACCGACCGCGAAAAGGCATTGGGAGGCAAAAACCTAGGCTATTCGCCGACCTCATTGCTGCTTTCCGCGCTCGCCGCGGCGACCTCGCAGGCGATCCGGGAGGCTGCGAAGGAATCCAAGATCCGCGGCTTGGACGATGTGGAGGTAAGCATGTCTCAGGTGTTTAGCTCCGACGAACAGCCCGTGCTGCGCCGCAAGATCAGCCTGCTGGGCAGCGTGTCCGAGTCGGAGCGCGCGGAATTGCTGGCGGCCGCAGCCAACACGCCGATCGAACAATTGCTCGGAGGCGTGCGGATCGTCGATGAGGACCAATGA
- a CDS encoding SPFH domain-containing protein → MLYFIPKPNEALLVSGGLRQRHGTPFRVYIGRGVIVLPLIHKVDRLHIGSRSVRVTVDAQTAQNISLQVEATFVYRVNPDQQSIAEAGSRFLGTTDEEMNRIASDVFSGEVRSLVGARSVEDIICDRDSLNMDVLTATEPKLLAMGLKIDNFQINEISDHNNHINNLSQPELSRVRKLAEVSAAQADAEIEKAQQQAARDKSLYQKETDLQVSSNTMETAKQRARAAQSGPTAEAEALIELTQRRKELAAEEAELREVELIAQVIKPAEAEAKRRTIEAQAEAQAQRLLNEALASHDRIGLDAEIIQVMPEVAKNIASALAESRITMFNGGEGLTQLYSEITALTQHLIGSARNQALSNQDDSQTTADVANALALSETDVNSVDSAEPIGS, encoded by the coding sequence ATGCTGTACTTTATTCCAAAGCCGAATGAGGCCCTTTTGGTCTCTGGTGGGCTGCGGCAGCGTCACGGCACGCCATTTCGTGTGTATATTGGCCGCGGCGTTATCGTGTTGCCGCTGATACACAAGGTGGATCGTCTGCACATTGGCTCGCGTTCGGTTCGGGTGACCGTTGATGCGCAAACCGCCCAAAACATTTCGCTCCAGGTAGAGGCCACTTTTGTGTATCGGGTTAATCCCGATCAGCAAAGCATCGCCGAGGCGGGATCGCGGTTTTTGGGCACCACCGATGAGGAAATGAATCGCATCGCCTCGGATGTGTTTTCCGGTGAGGTTCGTTCTTTGGTGGGTGCGCGCAGCGTTGAGGATATTATTTGTGATCGCGATTCGCTGAATATGGATGTGCTGACGGCCACGGAGCCGAAATTGCTGGCAATGGGTTTGAAGATTGATAATTTCCAAATCAATGAGATCAGCGATCATAACAATCACATCAATAACCTCTCGCAGCCGGAATTGAGCCGCGTTCGGAAACTCGCCGAGGTTTCTGCAGCGCAGGCGGATGCCGAAATTGAAAAGGCGCAACAACAGGCGGCGCGCGATAAATCCTTGTACCAAAAGGAAACGGATCTGCAGGTTTCCTCGAATACAATGGAGACGGCAAAGCAACGCGCCCGCGCCGCCCAATCCGGGCCGACCGCCGAGGCGGAAGCGTTGATTGAGTTGACGCAGCGCCGCAAGGAATTGGCGGCCGAAGAAGCGGAATTGCGCGAGGTGGAATTGATCGCTCAGGTGATTAAACCTGCCGAAGCGGAGGCGAAACGCCGCACCATCGAGGCGCAGGCGGAAGCGCAGGCACAACGCTTGCTTAATGAGGCGCTGGCATCGCACGATCGGATCGGTTTAGACGCCGAAATTATTCAGGTGATGCCGGAGGTTGCCAAAAACATCGCTTCCGCATTGGCGGAAAGCCGAATCACCATGTTTAACGGTGGGGAAGGGCTGACCCAATTGTATTCCGAGATTACCGCGCTGACCCAGCACCTTATTGGCAGCGCGCGAAATCAGGCCCTGAGCAATCAAGATGATTCGCAAACAACTGCCGATGTTGCGAATGCGCTCGCCCTCTCCGAAACCGACGTGAATTCGGTTGATAGCGCCGAGCCGATCGGTTCTTAA
- the ftsR gene encoding transcriptional regulator FtsR, with translation MTALRKTAAVQAVKTVKTKSIGVVLEQLRAEFPDVTHSKIRFLETEGLIAPQRSSAGYRRFTEEDIERLRYILVTQRDDYLPLKVIREQLEAMDSGAVTSIMRANRATPMISPDNFRAPGDTRFSIEDVAAQAGVETERVEQLLRIGLVKPDVSGYFTVDDVRVVQTAVALSEFGFDERHLKSLRTAAGRQAGLIGQVAAPIARSQGGDSRQRAEELSQQMTALVVSLHASLVKSALREELG, from the coding sequence GTGACTGCACTCCGCAAAACTGCGGCCGTACAGGCTGTAAAAACCGTGAAGACCAAGTCCATTGGTGTGGTGCTAGAACAGCTGCGCGCAGAGTTTCCGGACGTTACCCATTCCAAGATTCGGTTTCTGGAAACGGAAGGTTTGATTGCTCCGCAACGTTCCTCGGCGGGGTATCGGCGGTTTACTGAGGAAGATATTGAACGCCTCCGCTATATCCTGGTGACGCAGCGGGACGATTACCTGCCGCTGAAGGTGATCCGCGAGCAGTTGGAGGCGATGGATTCCGGGGCCGTGACTTCGATAATGCGTGCGAATCGCGCGACGCCGATGATCAGCCCCGACAATTTCCGGGCGCCCGGGGACACGCGCTTCAGCATCGAAGACGTGGCCGCGCAGGCCGGGGTGGAAACTGAACGCGTTGAGCAATTGCTCAGAATCGGCCTGGTCAAGCCGGACGTGTCCGGGTACTTTACCGTCGACGATGTGCGGGTAGTGCAAACCGCCGTCGCATTATCCGAATTCGGATTCGACGAGCGGCATTTGAAATCGCTGCGCACGGCGGCGGGGCGGCAGGCCGGGCTGATCGGCCAGGTTGCCGCGCCCATCGCGCGCTCCCAGGGTGGGGATTCCCGGCAGCGCGCCGAGGAATTATCGCAGCAGATGACGGCGCTGGTGGTGTCATTACACGCTTCACTGGTCAAAAGCGCGTTGCGCGAGGAGTTGGGTTAG
- a CDS encoding YchJ family protein: MMCPCGSGTPYEQCCGVYHRGAPAPTPEALMRSRYTAFVRGDAAYLHRTHAPETRPARYELDPNIQYFALKVHSAVGNTVEFSAHYLVKNQPTAAIPGGILAGLGEGIPGVQRELSRFRKEGNQWLYVAGTMKADAKTGGSP; the protein is encoded by the coding sequence ATGATGTGTCCGTGCGGTAGCGGAACGCCATACGAACAATGTTGCGGCGTGTACCACCGTGGCGCGCCCGCACCCACCCCGGAAGCACTGATGCGCTCGCGGTACACCGCCTTCGTGCGTGGCGACGCCGCGTACCTCCACCGCACCCACGCGCCGGAAACGCGGCCCGCGCGCTACGAATTGGACCCAAACATCCAATACTTTGCGCTCAAGGTGCATAGTGCGGTTGGCAATACCGTGGAATTCTCCGCGCATTACTTAGTAAAAAACCAGCCCACGGCGGCGATTCCGGGCGGGATTCTCGCGGGCCTAGGCGAAGGCATCCCTGGAGTGCAGCGGGAGCTTTCGCGGTTCCGCAAAGAGGGCAACCAATGGCTGTATGTGGCTGGGACCATGAAGGCCGATGCCAAAACCGGCGGTTCCCCCTAA